The nucleotide sequence GCAacaataaatgatattcaCTGGACTatagaatatatgaaaaatgcgccaaataaatgtttacaaaaatttgctgatttgatagaaaattatttaaacaataatatatggaCAATTGAGGtaactttcaataaataaattccatttaattcttttttttttttgtaacttctagtaaataattatacaatgttaatttttcagattgaACCATATTGGACAGGTCCTTATGATCTTTTAGGAATGAAAGAACATGATCCAAAATTACATGCAAAATTATCAGAAGctaaattagtaatatttaaaggtgacttaaattatagaaaattagtaGATGATATTAATTGGGAATATACAACAACGTTTAAAAAAGCATTAAGAGGATTTGAACCAACACCTATCTTAGCTATAAGAACAGTAAAATCTGATGTTTGTGTTGGCTTACTACCTGGTGTagcagaaaaaatatttaaagaagatgAATATTGGATGTGGAGTGGAAAATATGGACTTATTCAAATTACTACAGCTGGAAATTGCCAATGTCTAATGaacgaaacaaattaaaattctaatataaatcctaaaatattaaattataagcaatttgtatattgcatatttttatattatattatattttatattaaatgtataatattctcAGTTctgttgtatattaattattgtgtattcaatgtatataattaactatatgtaatttaattcataattacaaatatttagttattatatattcaaatttgatgaatatataaaatatttttatttaaattgtataatatatgattgaaaatatatgaaaaattattaaaatctattccaaaattatatttcaaaaatattcgttttcaattttttaatctttatgtatatatttgtactatattatacattttataatcaacatttattatactaaataacttttccaaaaaataattgtaataatttatattataaatacaatattgcaTAGATACATACAGATATATAACAtaagataatgaaataaaatttcatgtatTTACTGTAAAaacaatgttatatttttttatattttcctgcCACTTCCATCTCATTTGTAtccttcatttttataaatattttaataataaattattactttattattatttcacatgtattaattctaataatatatatacaattaatgctgatcatttaatataataaaatacatgttTTGGTATATCAatccatattataaatttatattaatacatattttcattaaaattatatataataattatcatataaataaatatgaagagaaactataaaataaaatatatattccttgtaaattctaatttacttcaaaatttttttgaatataatacatatagtatgaataaaatatttgaattctaaatgtatacaatttacaatcatataatatataaatgtgtttGGAAAGATActcacaatataaatatatttatatacaaggaaaacaaagaatactaaatattatttctacaaaaataatttttataagatgttgatctgtttatattatatatataatatatctataatatatataatatgaaatattaacttttagaattaagataaatatataacataatattatcattattaattttcatcaaaatatcaattgatttcaaaatgaagaaatttgaaattaaaattctaatctatctttctatctttcaaaagaatttaaattcagaataaaaatatagaattaatttgattttaaaaatttaatgaataatatatatatatatatgtagtattattctaaatttaaaaaaacttttagaaaTTCTACCAAGTGGCAGTAGAGcttttagtaatataataattttagtaattaaagaataaatattttaatttgcatgTATAAatcctatataatatttaagaattaaataaatctgcaTTTATGAAAGTattcattcattaattttcataataatttcataataaatgctaaatatttatgaaatttacttGTCCAAgcattttttaagataatatttttaatttttatttttatttaaattattttgttaagcaattatttaataatatgcaagtataaaattatgatatttattgacTATTTGTCATATTAcaagaaatttaacaataatttatattttttatatttctttcagtaaatttttataatatttgtgttttataatatataatattccaatattgcaataacatagaaaaaaaatctatgtttataatttcataatactaAGGCAGCGATATTAAGAGATTTtagaatatctattttttagctcttatttattattttcaaaatgtatgtgtgtgtgtgtgtgtgtatatatatatatatatatatatatatatatatatatatatatttatatatttatatatgtatatatagacaaaaataaatttactattctataatacatattattttaaacataaaataattttatatattatatattatataacaattctctcaaaattataaataatatattaattaaaatatcttcaaataattgaatataagaattcaattgaataaatattttagcatttccaagaaatatcaatcaaataaaaattacatatagaatactaatttaaaattagaaaatttatgttacgaaatttattaaagtaataattaaattttaattctataattttaaaattaataaaaatttttaattaattttatatcaaagatataaaattagaaagataatatatttaatattatttaatcttctttaatataaactcTAAAATTGATCCTtacatgtatttaaaatatatgtaaaatttacaataaatgaaagatacatttaaataaaagataaaacttATTCAAATCAATATGATCAGCAcaaatattgttgaaaataacaatataccTTCTACTATAAAGgtcagtatatatattttcacaaacaTAATTTGTGAATTAAATACTCAAAAAACGTCATTGTTAATtacttagaaatattattgaatacttAATGTtcgtaataaacaaaataataaaataataacaattaaaaatttatgaccAATCATTAAATAAAGGCACGTAAATCtacagttttattattttaaaacatatataataaaaaatttatttaagaatgaaatatttcaatatttccttatatatgtatatatatatatatatatatatatatacatatatatatacatatataaaacacaaaactttttacaaaatatttaatatttaaatgtgttcggtaagaaaattatttaatttgaatatacgaacactttcaaagaaaaattaaaaatttttgaccaTATACAcacttataaatttgtaaaagatgatagcatatatattattgatatttacttacatttttcctttttaataaaagagtaACGacaattattcttgaaaaattccaTGTCACTTTAATCACGTTTGCCTTATTGATCTCGTAAAGTGATTTACTAATTATAACAGATAATCgccactttatatttttactacttacatattatatcgtataattttaataatcgcaACATATATACGATAAGTAACAAAATTCATCGAAAACATACGAACATGTcgcgtattaattaaaaatataaacttcgaCGTTCTATTTGCTATCTCGAACTATTCCCGCGTTACATTTAATCATAGATTGTAATAATCCATCGAGAAAGATTTAAACGAGATAGAAGTGACGTTCATAAACTAACTATTTTTGACATCTGAGTACTTTACTGCCACCTAGTGAAGCTATAAATGTACActggtttaaaaaaagaaattaaattttggaagtAAATCTACAATAATCCAGTTTTGttgacataaaaaaattcgtaagaattcgttaTTATCAGAACGGTGCAAAGAATTACTTTCATCGCTTTAAAGTTTAGATAACTATTAAAAATGTGGCACTTAATTTGACAGTGAATATTAGCCACATAAATATCGCATCTATAAACATATTTGCAGTCCATGTGCAGCCACAATAGACATAGAAAATATGAGACAAAACTCAGCATGGTGCAATCTTTCTTTCCTGAGCTGTCATGGCACTACCCCACACGCAAAGTACTCATTCAcactttaaattttgttatttttttccttttttataatatttaagtatgAACATTCATAATTCAACTatcaaatgtattaaataacaataatggaAATGACTAATATTCTAAATCTGTTTTACACAGTCGGGTTCAAGTTATTTGGTCTGAATTATATGATCATAAAAGATGATTGCAGCTACACCATTCCAGATTGCAACaaaaatttctgtaaaattaatagtCCCAAGTATTCATACTAGTATCCAGTATTTGCTTTATACACTTTTAGTTGGTAAAAAGACTGTTACTTAGTGAATGCAGCAAATACTGCCCAAAGAACTGGATTAGCATTAGGTTTAGTAGCTTCTGCTTCAAAATCAAGGTCCAATAATGTTCGTACTCGTCGCATTGCTATTTCATAATCGTCATCTGAGAGTGGTGCAAATGCATTTTCTAATACATCAGCTGCATGAGCTAAAATTACTAAAGCTAGTGTTCGCCTATCCATACGACCAGCATCATTGACCCATCGACTTAACACAGCTTCttgaatctaaaaaatataaaaaatatatttttaatattgttataatattattagcaaaatagataattttaaaaagtatattaataatgtgaaattgatattctttatataatataatacaaaaaaaaaataatttttttaaaaaattacaattaaatttatacatgtataaaatttaaatagaattcaaagaatttatttattttggaaatattaaaaaacacatgaatgcatatagataatatatattatatattaatttgtattttgacaataatatatttttatagaaatataaacaaatagtaTATTAAGAGAATTAGCAATAATTAGTAACTAATTTACCTTTTTTACAAGTCGACTTTTAGCAAGGTTATCAGTAAGAGGATGAGTTGTCATATCAAAGAGTAAGAAATTCTGTTTTTCAGTTGTTAAAACTCCTTTTTCAACAAGATTTTTGGCCAATCTTTCTCtaacatttttcaattgatatcTTAATTTAAGTGGATTCCATGTttctcctaaaaaaaaaaaaaaatattagaaataatatataaaatttattatcaataaatacgTATATTCTTAAACTAACCACTAAGATATTCAATCCAACTAGGAACAGTTTCAGGTGGATCagtttcttttaaatgtttcaaagCTTCATCTAATAAAACATCTCCTGTGGGagcatcatttttcaaaagaagttTTCTCACCAATAGTCCTTTTTTGCGCATACCAGCTTTTTCTAATTCTACTCGACCACGAAATCCAAGTTCTGCCAAAATACAACCACGTAATCCAGAACTTATGCAATCATTCCAAAATGATGTGTAACCctgtcaaaaatattcatcttaCTCTTCAGGTACtgattcatatattttgatagATGTAAcagtaaagaaattaaatataagattgaaaatagTAATGTCAACAAACCTCCTTGTCTTTTAAGCCAAGTAATAAAACTTCTTCCATAAGTGTCAATCTTGTTTCCTTATCAGAATCGTCGTCGATTTTGGGATTTGAATTAAGATCTTTTTGCGTATTACTGTCCGTATCCATTCCATGGCCAGATAGTTTATCATTACCAATATCGTTTGAACCATCCTGTCCTAGACCACTGCCACTACTGCTATTAACCACACGTCGTCGTTGTACTAATCCGTCAGTGCGATTCATCATTTGATGAAGCTGTGCTTCTTTTACGATTACGTCCGCGTGTCAAATACGCCACCGTGTCGCCTTTACTTCCGATGATTAAATGTGTAGTCAACCGTAGTTAAAGCAAGCTGGCGGCatgtattgaataa is from Apis mellifera strain DH4 linkage group LG2, Amel_HAv3.1, whole genome shotgun sequence and encodes:
- the LOC412824 gene encoding Golgi phosphoprotein 3 homolog sauron gives rise to the protein MMNRTDGLVQRRRVVNSSSGSGLGQDGSNDIGNDKLSGHGMDTDSNTQKDLNSNPKIDDDSDKETRLTLMEEVLLLGLKDKEGYTSFWNDCISSGLRGCILAELGFRGRVELEKAGMRKKGLLVRKLLLKNDAPTGDVLLDEALKHLKETDPPETVPSWIEYLSGETWNPLKLRYQLKNVRERLAKNLVEKGVLTTEKQNFLLFDMTTHPLTDNLAKSRLVKKIQEAVLSRWVNDAGRMDRRTLALVILAHAADVLENAFAPLSDDDYEIAMRRVRTLLDLDFEAEATKPNANPVLWAVFAAFTK